A genomic window from Glaciihabitans sp. INWT7 includes:
- a CDS encoding DNA glycosylase AlkZ-like family protein, with the protein MAVISLTRPEARRIAVRAALLDATAPNDVLELVQGIAMLRVELTTTIAPAADHSCWSRLGSSYRPVDTERALSEGALFERGWMLRPMSDLGLYLAGMRTWADRTKTRGWMDDNAAFARSILDRIADEGPKTSRDIPDEAVAPWPSTGWTNNRNVTQMLECLHMAGELAVVGRTGRLRIWDLAERVFAPVPEVPATEARRIRSERLLTACGIMRDSIAVSPTELHGTVPVGEPASIDGVPGRWRVDPAQLDRPFDGRTALLSPFDRLMTDPQRVARLFEFDYALEMYKPAETRVWGQFALPILHGDRLVGKVDARSERDTGRFVVHRVHEDEPFDRVTRAAVDREIESFASWLRLRVVRS; encoded by the coding sequence ATGGCCGTCATCAGCCTGACCAGACCGGAAGCCCGGCGGATCGCCGTGCGCGCCGCGCTTCTGGATGCCACCGCGCCGAATGATGTTCTCGAGCTGGTGCAGGGCATCGCCATGCTGAGGGTCGAACTGACCACCACGATCGCCCCGGCCGCCGACCACAGCTGCTGGTCGCGCCTCGGATCGTCCTACCGCCCGGTCGACACGGAGCGGGCCCTCAGCGAGGGAGCGCTGTTCGAGCGCGGATGGATGCTTCGGCCCATGTCCGACCTTGGGCTGTACCTCGCGGGCATGCGCACCTGGGCGGATCGCACCAAGACCCGCGGCTGGATGGACGACAACGCCGCCTTCGCCCGAAGCATCCTCGATCGCATCGCCGACGAGGGGCCGAAGACCTCACGCGACATCCCGGATGAGGCCGTCGCGCCCTGGCCGTCTACCGGCTGGACCAACAACCGCAACGTGACCCAGATGCTCGAATGCCTGCACATGGCCGGCGAGCTCGCGGTGGTGGGCCGCACCGGACGACTGCGCATCTGGGACCTCGCCGAGCGGGTCTTCGCGCCGGTGCCAGAAGTGCCTGCCACCGAGGCCCGCCGCATCCGCAGTGAGCGGCTGCTCACGGCCTGCGGAATCATGCGGGACAGCATCGCCGTGTCGCCGACCGAGCTGCACGGCACAGTACCGGTGGGTGAGCCGGCGTCCATCGACGGGGTCCCGGGCAGATGGCGGGTCGATCCGGCCCAACTCGACCGGCCGTTCGATGGCCGCACCGCGCTGCTCTCCCCATTCGACCGGCTGATGACCGATCCGCAGCGGGTGGCCAGACTGTTCGAATTCGACTACGCGCTCGAGATGTACAAGCCGGCGGAGACGCGCGTCTGGGGCCAGTTCGCACTGCCGATCCTGCACGGCGACCGATTGGTGGGCAAAGTGGATGCCCGCTCCGAGCGCGACACCGGGCGGTTCGTGGTGCACCGCGTGCACGAGGACGAACCCTTCGACAGGGTGACTCGCGCAGCGGTCGACAGAGAGATCGAGTCGTTCGCCTCCTGGCTCAGATTGCGGGTCGTGCGCAGCTGA
- a CDS encoding CoA-acylating methylmalonate-semialdehyde dehydrogenase — protein MTTAAPTETLPTVPHWIDGAEFPSSSGRTAPVFDPARGVATKNVSLADGADIEAAISSAKAAFPEWRDLSLARRQAVLFRFRELLEAKKGELAEIITSEHGKVLSDALGEISRGQEVVEFATGLAHHLKGEYSEQVSTGIDVYSTKQPLGVVGVISPFNFPAMVPMWFFPIAIAAGNAVILKPSEKDPSAAIWLARLWKEAGLPDGVFTVLNGDKEAVDGLLLSPDVAAISFVGSTPIARYVYETGTANGKRVQALGGAKNHMLVLPDADLELTADAAINAGFGSAGERCMAISVVVAVEPVADELIEKITQRMRTLVIGDGRRNCDMGPLVTEVHRDKVASYIEVAEQDGATIVVDGRSVQPDGDPNGFWLGPTLVDRVPTTSRVYTEEIFGPVLSVVRVASYQEGVALINAGAFGNGTAIFTNDGGAARRFQNEVQVGMIGINVPIPVPAATFSFGGWKASLFGDTKAHGAEGVRFYTQQKAITSRWLDPSHGGINLGFPQN, from the coding sequence ATGACGACTGCTGCCCCGACCGAGACCCTTCCCACCGTGCCGCACTGGATCGACGGCGCGGAGTTCCCGTCGAGTTCCGGGCGCACAGCCCCCGTCTTCGATCCCGCTCGCGGCGTCGCGACGAAGAATGTCTCTCTCGCCGACGGCGCCGACATCGAGGCCGCGATCTCCTCCGCGAAGGCCGCATTCCCCGAGTGGCGCGACCTGTCGCTTGCGCGACGCCAGGCGGTGCTCTTCAGGTTCCGGGAGCTGCTGGAGGCGAAGAAGGGGGAGCTGGCCGAGATCATCACCTCCGAGCACGGCAAGGTGCTCTCTGATGCGCTCGGAGAGATCAGCCGCGGCCAGGAGGTCGTCGAATTCGCGACCGGACTCGCGCACCACCTCAAGGGCGAGTATTCGGAGCAGGTGTCGACCGGCATCGACGTCTATTCCACCAAGCAACCGCTCGGGGTTGTCGGCGTCATCTCGCCGTTCAACTTTCCGGCCATGGTGCCCATGTGGTTCTTCCCCATCGCGATCGCGGCCGGCAACGCGGTCATCCTCAAGCCCTCGGAGAAGGACCCGAGCGCGGCGATCTGGCTGGCCAGGCTCTGGAAGGAGGCCGGACTGCCCGACGGCGTCTTCACCGTGCTGAACGGCGACAAGGAGGCCGTCGATGGACTCCTGCTGAGCCCGGATGTCGCGGCGATCTCCTTCGTCGGATCGACGCCGATCGCGAGATACGTCTACGAGACCGGCACCGCGAACGGAAAGAGGGTGCAGGCCCTCGGCGGGGCGAAGAACCACATGCTCGTGCTTCCGGATGCCGACCTCGAGCTCACCGCCGACGCGGCGATCAACGCGGGGTTCGGTTCGGCTGGTGAGCGGTGCATGGCGATCTCCGTCGTCGTCGCGGTGGAGCCGGTCGCCGACGAGCTGATCGAGAAGATCACCCAGCGGATGCGCACACTGGTCATCGGGGATGGGCGTCGCAACTGCGACATGGGCCCCCTGGTCACAGAGGTTCACCGCGACAAAGTGGCCTCGTACATCGAGGTCGCCGAGCAGGACGGCGCGACGATCGTCGTGGATGGTCGAAGCGTGCAGCCCGACGGCGACCCGAATGGCTTCTGGCTCGGCCCGACGCTCGTGGACCGCGTACCCACCACCAGCCGGGTCTACACCGAGGAGATCTTCGGCCCGGTGCTCTCGGTGGTTCGCGTCGCGAGCTACCAGGAGGGCGTGGCGCTGATCAACGCCGGTGCCTTCGGCAACGGCACCGCCATCTTCACCAACGACGGTGGCGCGGCGAGACGCTTCCAGAACGAGGTGCAGGTGGGAATGATCGGCATCAATGTGCCGATCCCGGTGCCCGCGGCCACCTTCTCCTTCGGCGGCTGGAAAGCCTCTCTGTTCGGCGACACGAAGGCACACGGCGCCGAGGGTGTGCGGTTCTACACGCAACAGAAGGCGATCACCAGCCGATGGCTCGATCCCTCCCACGGGGGCATCAACCTGGGGTTCCCGCAGAACTGA
- a CDS encoding IclR family transcriptional regulator encodes MSSADRLTEVRARQPKAIHSALVVLEEVARCGPGVTAREVSENLGFPRATTYRLLNLLVQEEYLVRLPDLSGFALGLKVVQLAGVSNPVRPPQAVRDLLGDLRATVRGGIHLVRYDEARLGIVDADPDFPLSNPARLTRYLDASAMGRLLLTELREHGTLADSATERPRSEVFRLVAETRERGFAMQVDENTVGYGCLAVPIRDRAGVLVAGLCLSAPKSLIEHPGTALESMRSSSAQLGPLLA; translated from the coding sequence ATGAGTTCGGCCGACCGGCTCACCGAGGTGCGGGCCCGCCAGCCCAAGGCCATCCACAGTGCGCTCGTGGTGCTCGAGGAGGTCGCCCGGTGCGGTCCGGGGGTCACCGCACGGGAGGTGAGCGAGAACCTCGGCTTCCCCCGCGCCACCACTTACCGGCTTCTCAATCTGCTCGTGCAGGAGGAGTATCTCGTGCGCCTGCCCGACCTCAGCGGATTCGCGCTCGGACTCAAGGTGGTGCAGCTGGCTGGGGTATCGAACCCCGTGCGACCTCCCCAGGCGGTGCGCGACCTGCTCGGTGACCTCCGCGCTACAGTGCGCGGGGGCATCCACCTCGTGCGCTATGACGAAGCGCGGCTGGGCATCGTCGACGCCGACCCCGACTTCCCCCTGAGCAACCCCGCCCGGCTCACACGGTACCTCGATGCCTCCGCGATGGGCCGGTTGCTTCTCACCGAGCTTCGCGAGCACGGAACCCTCGCGGATTCCGCGACCGAACGGCCCCGGTCAGAGGTGTTCCGACTCGTCGCGGAGACGCGGGAGCGCGGCTTCGCGATGCAGGTGGACGAGAACACGGTCGGGTACGGATGCCTCGCCGTTCCGATTCGCGACCGAGCGGGCGTGCTCGTGGCGGGGCTGTGTCTCTCCGCCCCCAAGTCACTCATCGAACACCCGGGAACGGCGTTGGAATCGATGCGCTCGAGCTCGGCGCAACTGGGTCCGCTGCTCGCCTGA
- a CDS encoding DUF2461 domain-containing protein has protein sequence MEFTGFTAAAGDFFTELAANNNREFFTAHREVYDRVVRHPLDLLLSEAEGEYGPGRVMRPNRDVRFSADKSPYRIGASMWAGTVGGVYLNLQPGGIDAGGGLYGPSRDQLERGRRAIDAKPTAAAELAGIVRRLEADGFELAGPSLTTSPKGFTRDHPHIALLRLRHYAALTQLPIDASADAIHDVWSRVKPLIEWTNTHIGAATSQP, from the coding sequence ATGGAATTCACCGGCTTCACCGCCGCGGCCGGCGATTTCTTCACCGAACTGGCTGCCAACAACAATCGCGAGTTCTTCACGGCGCACCGGGAGGTCTACGACCGGGTGGTGCGGCATCCGCTGGACCTCTTGCTGAGTGAAGCGGAAGGGGAATACGGGCCCGGACGGGTGATGCGACCGAACCGGGATGTGCGATTCAGCGCAGACAAGAGCCCCTACCGCATCGGCGCGAGCATGTGGGCCGGCACGGTCGGCGGCGTCTACCTGAACCTCCAACCCGGAGGCATCGATGCCGGTGGCGGTCTCTACGGCCCGAGCCGGGACCAGCTCGAGCGGGGGCGACGAGCGATCGACGCCAAGCCGACGGCGGCAGCGGAACTGGCCGGGATCGTGCGGCGACTCGAGGCCGACGGATTCGAGCTCGCGGGCCCGTCGCTCACCACCAGCCCCAAGGGATTCACGCGGGACCATCCTCATATCGCGCTGCTGCGGCTGCGTCACTATGCCGCGCTGACTCAGCTGCCGATCGACGCCTCCGCTGACGCCATCCACGACGTGTGGTCACGGGTGAAGCCGCTCATCGAGTGGACGAACACGCACATCGGCGCGGCGACCTCCCAGCCATAG
- a CDS encoding MalY/PatB family protein, whose amino-acid sequence MTLEAAFSLDVSRAGRSSVKWTRYAPDVIPLSVAEMDFSVATPITEAIVERVRASDFGYIDAPGPLAGTFARFARERWGWRVDPDRVRVTTDVSAAIVETLRYGIPRGGRVAINPPVYTAFYELVEEAGAVRVDVPLLQDGPGWTLDLVGLERAFADGADAFLLCNPQNPLGLVFDRETLAAVAEIAARYDVLVISDEVHAPLTHPGRVFVPFLEVGAAFGVRCICVTSASKGWNLAGAKCALLVAGDDRSLAVLDRFPEEVTCRTSILGLHANIAAFTCTDWLDDTVRIIVDNDTLLAGLVEQQLPGAVYHRPQASYLGWVDLRAFRLGADPAAQLIDTARVALNSGHSYGAAYDGYVRINLACDPQLLVEAVRRISATLRDLRTRG is encoded by the coding sequence ATGACACTCGAGGCGGCCTTCTCCCTCGACGTCAGCCGCGCCGGGAGATCGTCCGTCAAGTGGACCCGGTACGCGCCGGATGTCATCCCCCTCTCGGTCGCGGAGATGGACTTCAGCGTTGCCACCCCCATCACCGAGGCGATCGTCGAACGTGTGCGGGCCTCCGACTTCGGTTATATTGACGCTCCCGGCCCGCTCGCCGGCACCTTCGCCCGGTTCGCGCGCGAACGGTGGGGCTGGCGGGTGGATCCCGACCGGGTGCGCGTGACCACGGATGTGAGTGCCGCGATCGTCGAGACGCTGCGGTACGGCATCCCCCGCGGTGGGCGAGTCGCGATCAACCCTCCCGTCTACACGGCGTTCTATGAACTGGTGGAGGAGGCCGGCGCAGTGCGCGTCGACGTGCCGCTGCTCCAGGACGGGCCGGGGTGGACCCTCGACCTCGTCGGCCTCGAGCGTGCCTTCGCCGATGGGGCTGATGCCTTCCTGCTCTGCAACCCGCAGAATCCGCTCGGTCTCGTGTTCGACCGCGAGACTCTCGCCGCGGTCGCCGAAATCGCCGCCCGGTATGACGTGCTCGTGATCAGCGACGAGGTGCACGCGCCGCTCACGCATCCCGGGCGAGTGTTCGTGCCGTTCCTCGAGGTGGGCGCCGCGTTCGGGGTGCGATGTATCTGCGTCACCTCGGCAAGCAAGGGCTGGAACCTGGCCGGCGCGAAATGCGCGCTGCTGGTCGCGGGCGACGATCGATCGCTCGCCGTGCTCGACCGTTTTCCCGAAGAGGTGACCTGCCGCACCAGCATCCTCGGCCTGCACGCCAACATCGCCGCCTTCACCTGCACCGACTGGCTCGATGACACCGTACGAATCATCGTCGACAACGACACCCTGCTGGCCGGGCTGGTCGAGCAGCAGCTTCCGGGAGCGGTGTACCACCGCCCGCAGGCGAGCTATCTCGGCTGGGTCGACCTTCGCGCCTTCCGCCTCGGTGCGGATCCGGCGGCGCAGCTGATCGACACCGCCCGCGTCGCCCTCAACTCCGGTCACAGCTACGGCGCGGCCTACGACGGCTACGTGCGCATCAACCTGGCCTGCGATCCACAGCTGCTCGTCGAGGCGGTGCGCCGAATCAGCGCGACACTGCGCGACCTCAGGACCCGGGGCTGA
- a CDS encoding glycosyltransferase has protein sequence MTLLIISPDYASHLLPLATLGTAWRDAGERVVVATGPATADIVESFGFDRVNLQLGKGSNPGVIRAEQQPTGEDEALRGFFDATRRGMVETLAFQAEARLSDLMWEPVRVAREVQAVVAQIQPDAIIVDHLAFSARLALVAAGVTYADVVLGHPSALPVGDEVYGFPPAWPAAFDPTAEELRMLRELCDRVSESFTAEWNAALAELAPGAPPSASAFGEHGELLLLNYPAELSPPARTAILPPHRFLGSAVREEARDPEVDAWLAASDEPFVYVSFGSFLSVRADVLARVCEALEQAGVRGAIAIGSADRSELGELPTEWLVREFLPQVTLLERAAAAVTHGGNNSVTESMTAGVPLVVLPFSTDQFAGAAALEDAGFGIALAPNTATVEELAAAVRDALELPARAALSSLSAGLRQEAGSRRAFSAVASVPTS, from the coding sequence GTGACCCTCCTCATCATCAGTCCCGACTACGCCTCTCACCTGCTTCCGCTCGCCACCCTCGGCACCGCATGGCGTGATGCCGGCGAGCGGGTGGTGGTGGCCACCGGCCCCGCCACCGCGGACATCGTCGAATCCTTCGGCTTCGACCGCGTCAACCTCCAGCTCGGCAAGGGCTCGAACCCCGGAGTGATCCGGGCCGAACAGCAACCCACCGGGGAGGACGAGGCCCTGCGCGGCTTCTTCGACGCGACCCGTCGCGGCATGGTGGAGACCCTTGCTTTCCAGGCCGAGGCGCGACTGAGCGACCTCATGTGGGAGCCGGTGCGCGTGGCCCGTGAGGTGCAGGCCGTTGTCGCGCAGATCCAGCCCGACGCGATCATCGTCGACCATCTGGCCTTCAGCGCGCGGCTAGCGCTGGTCGCCGCGGGTGTCACCTACGCGGATGTCGTGCTCGGGCATCCGTCCGCCCTCCCGGTCGGCGATGAGGTCTACGGCTTCCCTCCGGCCTGGCCCGCGGCTTTCGACCCGACGGCCGAGGAGTTGCGGATGCTACGCGAGCTCTGCGACCGGGTGAGCGAGTCCTTCACCGCAGAATGGAACGCCGCCCTCGCCGAGCTTGCACCGGGTGCGCCGCCGTCGGCAAGCGCCTTCGGCGAGCACGGGGAGCTTCTGCTGCTCAACTACCCGGCAGAGCTCTCTCCGCCCGCCCGCACGGCGATCCTTCCGCCGCACCGCTTCCTCGGCTCCGCCGTGCGCGAGGAAGCGCGAGACCCCGAGGTCGACGCCTGGCTGGCGGCGAGCGATGAACCCTTCGTCTACGTGAGCTTCGGAAGCTTCCTCTCGGTGCGGGCGGATGTGCTGGCGCGAGTGTGCGAAGCGCTCGAGCAAGCGGGTGTCCGTGGCGCGATCGCCATCGGGTCCGCCGACCGCTCCGAGCTCGGCGAGTTGCCGACGGAGTGGCTCGTGCGCGAATTCCTCCCCCAGGTGACCCTGCTCGAACGGGCCGCCGCCGCCGTGACACACGGCGGCAACAACAGCGTCACCGAGTCGATGACGGCGGGGGTGCCGCTGGTGGTGTTGCCGTTCTCGACCGACCAGTTCGCCGGAGCGGCAGCCCTCGAGGACGCGGGGTTCGGCATCGCCCTCGCCCCGAACACCGCGACGGTGGAGGAGCTTGCGGCGGCCGTGCGCGACGCACTCGAGCTTCCTGCCCGCGCTGCGCTTTCGTCGCTTTCTGCGGGATTGCGTCAGGAGGCGGGAAGCCGCCGGGCCTTCTCAGCGGTGGCGTCGGTTCCCACGAGCTGA
- a CDS encoding glycosyltransferase yields MLRADRVVDSMRLADDLAFEASRDGGARTVRVLTSALNSEDQLAAIAATHALAQIFDEQADIALSRLLSSSRGFMREHAAWALSLRLPRFDTVGRLIGLVSAGGFGGMLAQRTLEQWGSPVAEHVAIGLESALLGVDEPGARYRLVETLGLVRKSVATPALLRIATDLFEEESVRVAAVSALGQRNGDREILAVLDELARSEGYLADVARLSLVDLSAESTPVDTGRRGLTIAQLFLHADLDAGLTQAGSGDNGGIATLLVRLGDALVANEDASPRVERVITLSRGSVDEALKSVVDMGAGAWGHDYGRVPLLSEPVQSASAWPLRVAARRGIRRMLRAAGGVDLLHLRMADVGSLAAADVARELDIPVVFTVAPDPHAVIHSLDLSGRLTRQNFGEVDEVEHFWFRTHLVQQLAANAAHTVLFPRPSLELDMRELVGIDITAHPERHTIVPEGIDLEVVDRAVVESAGHAAGQPPTPALQELRELLADLPEHRRDLPLLVSVGRFHRVKGMATIVDAWANGPLADRANLLLIGGNLVDPSADEREQLELMDAIVAPENRSAAGLVLSGHRRNDTVARWVAAARFGLPGLAAPRGIYVCGSLKEEFGIALLEAMGSGLLVVAPDGGGPATYVERGVTGFLTPTWDVALLRSAMVEALDASIAEETVDRATASRDTVERSFTIQAMARALSNVYQGVNDEESESRGWSFAAL; encoded by the coding sequence GTGCTCCGGGCGGATCGGGTCGTCGACTCGATGCGCCTCGCCGACGACCTCGCGTTCGAGGCCAGTCGCGACGGTGGCGCCCGAACGGTTCGAGTGCTCACTTCCGCGCTGAACAGCGAGGACCAGCTCGCCGCCATCGCCGCGACCCACGCGCTCGCACAGATCTTCGACGAACAGGCGGACATCGCCCTGTCGCGCCTGCTGTCGAGCAGCCGCGGATTCATGCGTGAGCACGCCGCCTGGGCTCTCAGTCTTCGACTTCCCCGGTTCGACACCGTCGGCCGGCTCATCGGACTCGTGTCCGCCGGTGGATTCGGCGGGATGCTCGCCCAGCGCACCCTCGAACAGTGGGGATCCCCGGTCGCCGAGCATGTGGCCATCGGGCTCGAGTCCGCGCTGCTCGGAGTGGACGAGCCCGGCGCGCGTTACCGGCTCGTTGAGACTCTCGGCCTGGTACGCAAGTCCGTCGCAACCCCGGCACTGCTGCGCATCGCCACCGACCTCTTCGAAGAGGAATCGGTGCGTGTCGCGGCGGTCTCCGCCCTGGGCCAGCGCAACGGGGATCGCGAGATCCTCGCGGTGCTCGACGAGTTGGCGCGGTCGGAGGGGTACCTCGCCGATGTCGCGCGTCTCTCCCTCGTCGACCTCTCCGCGGAGAGTACCCCCGTCGACACCGGACGCCGCGGCCTCACCATCGCCCAGCTCTTCCTGCACGCCGACCTCGACGCGGGTCTGACCCAGGCCGGCAGCGGAGACAATGGTGGCATCGCCACCCTGCTAGTGCGCCTCGGGGATGCCCTGGTCGCTAACGAGGATGCGTCCCCCCGGGTCGAGCGTGTCATCACCCTGTCACGCGGATCGGTCGACGAAGCGTTGAAGAGCGTCGTCGACATGGGTGCCGGCGCGTGGGGTCACGACTACGGACGGGTGCCCCTGCTGAGCGAACCGGTGCAGTCCGCCAGTGCCTGGCCGCTGCGTGTGGCTGCGCGCCGAGGCATCCGCCGTATGTTGCGCGCCGCGGGCGGAGTGGATCTACTGCATCTGCGGATGGCGGACGTCGGCAGCCTCGCGGCCGCCGATGTTGCCCGTGAGCTCGACATCCCCGTCGTCTTCACCGTCGCGCCCGACCCGCACGCGGTCATCCATTCCCTCGACCTCTCCGGTCGTCTCACCCGGCAGAATTTCGGGGAGGTGGACGAGGTCGAACACTTCTGGTTCCGCACGCATTTGGTGCAGCAGCTCGCCGCGAACGCCGCCCACACCGTGCTCTTTCCACGGCCCTCGCTCGAGCTGGATATGCGCGAGCTCGTGGGGATCGACATCACGGCGCATCCGGAACGCCACACGATCGTGCCGGAGGGCATCGATCTCGAAGTCGTGGACCGGGCCGTGGTCGAGAGTGCCGGCCATGCCGCCGGCCAGCCCCCGACCCCTGCCCTCCAGGAACTGCGCGAGCTGCTCGCCGACCTGCCCGAGCACCGGCGCGACCTCCCGCTTCTCGTCAGTGTCGGTCGCTTCCACCGGGTGAAGGGCATGGCCACGATCGTGGATGCCTGGGCCAACGGGCCGCTCGCCGATCGGGCGAACCTGCTGCTGATCGGCGGAAACCTGGTGGACCCTTCTGCCGACGAACGCGAGCAGCTCGAGCTGATGGATGCGATCGTCGCGCCGGAGAACCGGTCGGCCGCAGGGCTCGTGCTCTCGGGCCATCGGCGCAACGACACCGTCGCCCGGTGGGTCGCCGCCGCCCGTTTCGGACTGCCCGGCCTCGCCGCCCCGCGGGGGATCTACGTCTGCGGAAGCCTCAAGGAGGAGTTCGGCATTGCGCTTCTCGAGGCGATGGGTTCCGGGCTCCTCGTCGTCGCCCCGGACGGCGGCGGCCCGGCAACCTACGTGGAGCGCGGCGTCACCGGCTTCCTGACCCCGACCTGGGATGTCGCGCTGCTGCGCTCGGCGATGGTCGAGGCGCTCGATGCCTCCATCGCAGAAGAGACCGTCGACCGCGCCACGGCCTCACGCGACACGGTGGAGCGCAGCTTCACGATCCAGGCGATGGCGCGTGCACTGTCGAACGTGTACCAGGGAGTGAACGACGAGGAGAGTGAATCGCGGGGCTGGTCGTTCGCGGCACTGTGA
- a CDS encoding GntR family transcriptional regulator, with product MYEQIKSQVRSAIYGGDLHVGEQLPSLRQLAADLRVSLMTVTRAYNDLVAERVVINEHGRGFLVMAVDVDSARAALGGRLDAALTELAAAARGARITRAELDILLDEKWSKK from the coding sequence ATGTATGAGCAGATCAAGTCCCAGGTTCGTTCGGCGATCTATGGCGGCGATCTTCACGTGGGGGAACAGCTCCCCTCGTTACGGCAGCTGGCGGCCGACCTGCGGGTCAGCCTGATGACAGTCACGCGTGCCTACAACGACCTCGTCGCGGAGCGCGTCGTGATCAACGAACACGGCCGAGGCTTTCTCGTGATGGCGGTCGATGTGGACAGTGCCAGAGCGGCCCTGGGCGGCCGGCTCGATGCCGCTCTGACCGAACTCGCGGCAGCAGCACGCGGCGCACGCATCACGCGCGCCGAACTGGACATCCTTCTGGATGAGAAATGGAGCAAGAAATGA
- a CDS encoding polysaccharide pyruvyl transferase family protein encodes MRVVAIGDVGVIDEMIHIGDEAMFEAFVDAMRARGLDSLVAISANPSETIARYSADGFGIEAVRGIGFAPSAGGRAAQQDRLDRVLRTAAGEAGLLADDDSAHAVIDAIRGSDGVAVTGGGNLASTWPSHIFERLAIAGIADALGKPFVVSGQTLGPQLTEEDSALVARLLGLAQLVSVRESASLAVAQSLDVPADRLRLGADDASFLFDETLPALPICVVTLANHVGDADRDAVTAALADLLDEIVETTDLDVVFLAHFGSLDEARVRGDSVVHERVMAQMISQRVLAVVPPDAPGAARIARSASLVVTSRYHPAVFAVPAGVPTIGIPVDEYTGVKLSGALENFGQNGVLPVGALLAGDGPALLARVWAERVEITSAGRTIADTQRAASAAWWDRVATVLSPGS; translated from the coding sequence GTGCGCGTAGTAGCAATCGGAGACGTCGGCGTTATCGACGAGATGATCCACATCGGCGATGAAGCGATGTTCGAGGCATTCGTCGACGCGATGCGCGCACGCGGGCTCGACTCTCTCGTGGCCATTTCCGCCAACCCCTCCGAGACGATCGCGCGCTACAGCGCCGATGGGTTCGGCATCGAAGCCGTCCGCGGTATCGGATTCGCGCCCTCAGCGGGAGGCCGCGCCGCACAGCAGGACCGCCTCGACCGCGTGCTGCGCACCGCGGCGGGCGAGGCCGGTCTGCTCGCCGACGACGACTCGGCGCATGCCGTGATCGACGCCATCCGGGGCAGCGATGGTGTCGCGGTCACCGGCGGCGGCAACCTCGCGTCGACCTGGCCCTCCCACATCTTCGAGCGCCTGGCGATCGCCGGCATCGCGGATGCCCTCGGCAAACCGTTCGTCGTGAGCGGCCAGACCCTCGGCCCGCAGCTCACCGAAGAGGACTCGGCCCTCGTCGCTCGCCTGCTCGGACTCGCTCAGCTGGTGAGCGTGCGGGAGTCGGCCTCGCTCGCGGTGGCACAGAGCCTCGACGTGCCCGCCGATCGGCTGCGACTCGGCGCGGATGACGCCAGCTTTCTGTTCGACGAGACGCTTCCTGCGCTGCCCATCTGCGTCGTCACGCTCGCCAACCATGTCGGGGATGCAGATCGCGACGCCGTGACCGCAGCCCTCGCCGACCTCCTCGACGAGATCGTCGAGACCACTGACCTCGACGTCGTCTTCCTCGCCCATTTCGGTTCGCTCGACGAGGCGCGAGTGCGCGGCGACTCGGTGGTCCACGAGCGGGTGATGGCGCAGATGATCTCGCAGCGCGTGCTCGCTGTCGTGCCTCCGGATGCACCGGGCGCTGCCCGCATCGCCCGCTCCGCCTCGCTCGTGGTCACGAGCCGCTACCACCCTGCGGTCTTCGCGGTGCCGGCCGGGGTCCCGACTATCGGAATCCCGGTGGACGAGTACACCGGGGTGAAACTGAGCGGCGCGCTCGAGAACTTCGGGCAGAACGGCGTCCTGCCCGTCGGCGCGCTGCTCGCCGGAGACGGCCCTGCGCTGCTCGCCCGGGTCTGGGCCGAACGGGTCGAGATCACGTCGGCCGGTCGCACCATCGCCGACACTCAGCGTGCGGCGAGCGCCGCCTGGTGGGACCGGGTGGCGACGGTGCTCAGCCCCGGGTCCTGA